Proteins encoded together in one Aquipuribacter nitratireducens window:
- a CDS encoding acetylornithine transaminase has product MSVPTLADLVGHASDEQWRARHGAAVMGTYAPPARVLVSGRGAVVRDAAGREYLDLLAGIATTSLGHAHPVLAAVVAEQLSTLGHVSNLAATPVQVRLAERLLELVHAPAGSGVFFCGSGAEANEAAFKIARRTGRPRVVAAHGGFHGRTMGALALTANEAYRAPFAPLPAGVEHVPFGDADALAAVLADTSRGEVAAVVLEPVQGEGGVVPAPPGYLLAARRLTREAGALLVLDEVQTGVGRTGAWFAHQLPHHLGDALAEEPELLPDVVTLAKGLGGGVPVGAVLALGSDVAGLLGPGQHGTTFGGNPLSAAAALAVLHVVEKDDLLGNARDVGAVLRDGVLALGHPAVRGVRGEGLLLAVVLHEPRARAVAAAALAAGFLVNAVTPDAVRLAPPLVLTAGQAQRFVDALPGVLDTAGAAA; this is encoded by the coding sequence GTGAGTGTCCCGACCCTCGCCGACCTCGTCGGCCACGCCTCCGACGAGCAGTGGCGCGCCCGGCACGGTGCCGCGGTCATGGGGACGTACGCCCCGCCGGCGCGGGTCCTCGTGTCGGGTCGCGGTGCCGTCGTGCGCGACGCCGCGGGACGCGAGTACCTCGACCTCCTCGCCGGCATCGCGACGACGTCCCTCGGGCACGCGCACCCCGTGCTCGCCGCGGTGGTGGCGGAGCAGCTCTCGACCCTCGGCCACGTCTCCAACCTCGCGGCGACCCCCGTCCAGGTGCGTCTCGCGGAGCGGCTGCTCGAGCTCGTCCACGCGCCCGCCGGCAGCGGCGTGTTCTTCTGCGGCTCCGGGGCCGAGGCGAACGAGGCCGCGTTCAAGATCGCCCGGCGGACCGGTCGGCCGCGGGTCGTCGCGGCCCACGGCGGGTTCCACGGCCGGACCATGGGGGCGCTCGCCCTCACGGCGAACGAGGCGTACCGCGCCCCGTTCGCCCCGCTCCCCGCCGGCGTGGAGCACGTGCCGTTCGGCGACGCGGACGCCCTCGCGGCCGTGCTCGCCGACACCTCCCGCGGGGAGGTCGCCGCCGTCGTGCTGGAACCGGTCCAGGGCGAGGGCGGCGTCGTGCCCGCACCGCCGGGCTACCTGCTCGCCGCGCGGCGGCTCACCCGCGAGGCCGGCGCCCTCCTCGTGCTCGACGAGGTGCAGACCGGTGTCGGACGCACCGGCGCGTGGTTCGCCCACCAGCTCCCGCACCACCTCGGCGACGCCCTCGCCGAGGAGCCGGAGCTCCTCCCGGACGTCGTGACCCTCGCGAAGGGCCTCGGCGGCGGCGTCCCCGTCGGGGCCGTTCTCGCCCTCGGGTCCGACGTCGCGGGGCTGCTCGGGCCGGGCCAGCACGGCACGACGTTCGGGGGCAACCCGCTGAGCGCCGCGGCGGCGCTCGCGGTCCTCCACGTCGTGGAGAAGGACGACCTGCTCGGCAACGCCCGCGACGTCGGGGCGGTGCTCCGCGACGGCGTCCTCGCGCTCGGCCACCCGGCGGTCCGGGGGGTCCGGGGCGAGGGTCTGCTCCTCGCCGTCGTGCTCCACGAGCCGCGGGCGCGGGCGGTCGCGGCCGCCGCGCTCGCGGCGGGCTTCCTCGTCAACGCCGTCACCCCGGACGCGGTGCGGCTCGCGCCGCCGCTCGTGCTCACCGCCGGACAGGCGCAGCGGTTCGTCGACGCCCTGCCCGGCGTCCTCGACACGGCGGGGGCGGCCGCATGA
- a CDS encoding asparaginase: protein MDVLPDLAVPTAADLVAAAAPAAVTTRSGFAECLHHGAGAAVVVDADGASRRVARLGDPAVAILPRSALKPLHAVALLGLGLDVDDELLALVCASHSGEPGHVEGVRRLLAGAGLGPDDLANTPDLPIDDAAAQRARAGEGPSRLLQNCSGNHAGMLAGAVAAGWPTVGYTAAGHPVQGAIAATVARLCDGAVPGSAVDGCGAPAYATSTEGLALAFARLAAAAPGSTEARVRGAMTGNPWLVGGTDRRATRMMDGLPGLLVKDGADGVVAAGWPVGDGRGVGVVVKVLDGADRARGVTLGAGLRAAGVDVPLDAPGFTDEVLGHGEPVGEVLALPWS, encoded by the coding sequence GTGGACGTCCTCCCCGACCTCGCCGTACCGACCGCCGCCGACCTCGTCGCCGCGGCGGCGCCGGCCGCCGTCACGACCCGCAGCGGGTTCGCCGAGTGCCTGCACCACGGGGCCGGCGCCGCCGTGGTCGTCGACGCCGACGGCGCCTCGCGGCGGGTCGCGCGGCTGGGCGACCCGGCGGTCGCGATCCTCCCCCGCTCGGCGCTCAAGCCGCTTCACGCGGTCGCGCTGCTCGGCCTCGGCCTCGACGTCGACGACGAGCTCCTCGCCCTCGTGTGCGCGAGCCACTCCGGGGAGCCGGGTCACGTCGAGGGGGTCCGGCGGCTCCTCGCCGGCGCCGGTCTCGGGCCGGACGACCTCGCCAACACCCCGGACCTGCCGATCGACGACGCGGCCGCGCAGCGGGCGAGAGCGGGTGAGGGCCCCTCGCGCCTGCTGCAGAACTGCTCCGGCAACCACGCCGGCATGCTCGCGGGCGCGGTCGCCGCCGGCTGGCCGACCGTGGGCTACACGGCGGCCGGGCACCCGGTGCAGGGGGCGATCGCCGCGACGGTCGCGCGCCTGTGCGACGGTGCGGTGCCCGGCAGCGCGGTCGACGGGTGCGGGGCGCCGGCGTACGCCACGAGCACCGAGGGGCTCGCGCTCGCCTTCGCGCGCCTGGCCGCCGCGGCCCCCGGGTCCACGGAGGCACGGGTCCGCGGGGCCATGACGGGCAACCCCTGGCTCGTCGGCGGCACCGACCGACGGGCGACCCGGATGATGGACGGGCTCCCCGGGCTGCTCGTGAAGGACGGCGCCGACGGGGTCGTGGCGGCCGGGTGGCCGGTCGGGGACGGGCGTGGCGTCGGTGTCGTCGTCAAGGTGCTCGACGGCGCCGACCGGGCACGCGGGGTGACGCTCGGGGCCGGGCTGCGGGCCGCGGGGGTCGACGTGCCGCTCGACGCTCCCGGCTTCACCGACGAGGTCCTC